TCGAGGCAACAATGCGACAAGGTCCGAGATTCTAACTGCGGCGGAGCTGACCTCGCCAATCTTGTGCGGAAGAAGCATGAGTTTGCTTAGACCATGAGCTCCAGAAGCGAGTGTAGGAATAGTCAGGAATAGCTGCGTTACACTGTACTGTCCTGAGAACACCTGACGAAGTCCCCACCAGTACGCCAGTCCGTTGACGAGAAGTGGCAGACTCATCGATATCGCCAGGTAGAAGTTGGCACACATCACTTTGCGCATGAGCACAACGTGACTCGAGTCAAGGCTGTGCGTCAACGATTGCAGTATCTCGTCTTCTAGACCGAATAGCATGATGTGACGCAGCGCTGCTACGGCGGATTTGGCGATGTTGACTGAGTGCCTAAATGCCTCAAAGTGTCGAGCATAATATGGACCGAGAAGTTTCGAGCACAATGCGCCACCCGTGGCAGCCAATGGAAGGGTTGGCAACAGCATCTGATACGGTCCACCAGTGGTCAGTAATTTGTTCTGCGTCCAGGAAAGTGTACTCAAGTGAGTGATACTTACTAATGCAAGCTTCCATGCAATCATGTGCGCCACTGCTGGCCCGGTCACGAAGGAGATGGTAGCGCCAACAGTAAGCTCAATGATGATGTTTGCCAGATCGCCGAGTAGTGTCGTGTCCGTAAAGAATGTGGTCCCAATGTACCAGTTTTCATCATGCCATTTTAGGCTCTGAGCGAGCAAAGCTCGCAATGAGAGCACCCTTGTTCGGCAAAGGATGTCTTGGGTGACTCGCTCGATCGCATAAGTGCTGAAGAACCCGGCAGCACAAATAATAACACCAACTGCCATGAAGATCATGCAGTACGGACGAGTCATGGTCAGCGACAAGGACTCATGGCGCCGTTCTTGAGCGACCTCGTTCTGAGCACTTGACATGATGGCCGTCTCGATGACAGGGGAAGCACTTAGAACCACGGTGGCCAGAAATGCAATAGTGATGTACAAGCCATGTGCTCGAGTGTGCTCTCGGAAGCACGATACGACTTGATAGTATGCTGATGAGCTGCTGAGTGGCTTGCTCTCGACGTAACCCTTGGCTGGGCGGCTCTGTGAATCAATTGCATTCGGCTCTGGCTCTGGCTCTGCCTTGATGGGGGGCACAGAACAATGAATCGTGGAGCCTGACTCCACCTGCTGTAGACTCGCCATCTTTGCAAAGGTCCCATGCCTCGAGATCAGCTCTTGGAAGCTTCCTTGTTCCACTACAGTGCCATTGGCTATTACGAATATGTTGTCACAGACTTGCACTGTTGACAATCTGTGCTGCGCCGACTTTAGTGGAGTGTAAGCTCGTTGAACGTTCCACTGACCGTGATCATAACAATCGCTCGATCACGACTTCTGGATCTTATGTTGTCTAGAATGGCTTTTTCGGTTAACGCATCGACCTCAGATGTTGCTGGTTACAAAGGACCGAACATGAGTGGACATCCTCGTGAGAAAGTATGGACGGGAGGGATCAGCGTACCTTCGTCCAAAATAAGGATGGGAGAGTCACGAACCACTTCTCTGGCTAGCGCAATCTGCTGAGTCTGACCGCCGCTCAGGTGTACACCTCCGGGTCCCACCTCGGTGGCCATGCCATGTTGAAGGCTCGAGACGAAGCCCAAGGCTTGCACCTGTTCCAACGTGTCAACAACTCGCGAGACAATGTCGCCCACGAGAGGCGAACTTTTGACCGCCTCGTCCCATGTCTGTCCACCGCGAATTCGCGCTACGACTTCAGTGAGAGAGCTCTGCAGCGGCCAGTCCACAATGCGACGGACGAGCCCGTGCGCAACATTTTCGAGAATCGAGCCGGCCATCAGCACTGGATGCTGCTCTGCTATCGCAATAGTACTGCGCAGGCTGCGAATGTTATACTCGCGCAGGTCTCTTCCATCAAGCTCAATCGATCCGGACTGAGGGTCATGCAATCGGCACAATAGACTTGCCAAGGTCGACTTTCCACTACCCGATCGCCCCACCAACGCGGTGCTACCACGACCTGATATCTGGAGGGAAATTCCATCGAGTACGCACGTGTCCTGGGGCCCGGGATATTGAAACTTGACGTGACGTACGGTGAATCCTCCAACCGTCCTCGACACTCGAACGCCTTCCGTTGAGCTTTCGTTGATTCGTGAGACTCGTGCCAGCATTGGTTTCAGATGGCCATAGGACATCACTGCAGCATTGAATGCCGTCAAGGATGGTATAAGGGTGGGGATAGTAAAAGCCACGGCAATCAAGTTGTTCGACACAGCAGTGGCCCGTCCTAGAGTAGTCTGCCGCGATGCTGCTGGTGTTGACGCGATCCGACCCAGTTCCCAATCCGCCAATGCCCTAAAAGCAAAAGGTAAGAAGTGAGCAAGCCCTGAATAGCTCGCAGtaaagagaagcttcgcctTGAGGGTATCTTCCACCCCTTGCAGTCTCTGACGGAAATGCTCTGCAAATTTGCGGGCTGCTTGGAAGGCATGAACCACCATAACATGACTGACAGACTCGGAGGCAAACGCGCGTGCCGCGTTGACACAATCATCAATGCTCCTGTTCCACTTTGTCTCTTGACCGAGCATTGGCAACCCCAGATAAATCGGGAGCAGCGCGGACATCCTCCACGTCAAGGTGGGAGACTCCCAGATGCTAAGCCCATATGACGCCAATATGAATGAAGTAAGCGAGATCAGAATGCCCAACCGCTCACTGATACCTTGCCTGATGTGGTCAATGTCGGTGTCCAGGTAAGCGTCCAGTTCACCGGGTGAGAGCGCCTCGGAAAACGCAAGTTCCTGATGTATGAGTGCATTCATCGCGGCGTACTGGATACGCTGCGTCAAGCGCTGGCCATACATGCCCCAACAGCCCAAATAGATATAGGTGAAAATGAATTGGCCGCAAACGATGATCAAAAGTGCGTCGATATGTCGAAAAGCTTCACGCTGGTATTCATGGCTTTGAGCCGACAAAACCGAATCTTGAGCTACCACTTGGTCGAAGAGTCGAGTGTAGACGGAGCCAAGAATCGGAGTCAATGCACCTGCGATGATGGCCGTCGCCGTTCCCACCGTCAAGAGCAGGGTATCGATAGTACAACAGTTCGGGCCGAGAAGAAGACTGAGACCGAGACTGCAGGTGGGAAGGTAGAACGACATGTTGAAGATGGCAGACCGATTTCGAAGGAGCAATGCGAGCAGTCTGGGTAGGATACTTGCGTTGACAGTCTGCGTCTGTATGAAGACAAGCTTGGATTGCACCGTTCTGCTTCATTAAAATCTCTGTATCTGCCGCGAGGACTTTCCTGAGCACCATGCAGTCTATCACATGAAGATACGCCGTGATCTGTGTGCGAAGCGCAATGCATACTTACAGCGGGTATGCGTGTTGGTGTCCTGGATCTCTGTTAGTGTTGCAGTCTGCCATCGCGCGTCAAGGTTCCTGCTGCTGTCTGCTGCGCAGGTCATGGACATGGCCGCGCGGCCCGGGCGAGTGAGAATCCCCTTGCCTGGAGGAATTCCTTTTCCGAACGGAACCGCACAATGCTGGACAATGCCTAGGGCCCGTTCGATCACTCAATATTGTAGACAGCTAATATCACAGGTCGAAAAGTCGGTACGATATTAGGCTACGATATTAGGGTACGTTCGACAGACCTTAACATCGTACTCCaatattatatatatagactatTACTAGTTAACTATAGCGATACGCTAGGAATCTTAGACTCAATATTATAAAAAAACTTAATAAAATAAGTTATgctatatatacctataagACCTATAAGTATAAGCGTAACGCTACCTCTAAAGTTAGGTATTCGCTCTACTACGTAACTAAGCAAGCTTCTTAGCGGAGCGCCTAAGGAAGCCGGGTTAAAATATAATACTTTAAAGCCTAGATTACTACCCTTAGGACACgataatatagtatatatcGTAGATACGGCCTTGAACTAGCGGGCTTATACCTTAGTAACTtatatcttaaggctattaAGTAATATATATGCTAGTACCTATGTTaatgtagcatctcaaagggagttaaCAATTAGGAggtgatctagtagcctaaggcatatacgataacttagcttatagggagataccttctctcccctttagcttagatagatatCTAACATAATCAACacattagttcctaatatattgctatatactcgtgctaCGGACAGACGTATAGACTCCCTTGCGGACCATTGACGGAATCATCGATCTCTgcgccaaaacacgacacattcgaaagctcttatcaaggccattccaacgatataaaaagcaggccactgcccctaggactgagggagttctaccccattcaatctggacagctcaaagctctcttcaccctgtttcttcagctccaaacgccgcggaggtgcctagctacattaggcaactcctaggcaatggcagcccaggctacggtactaacggcgcctacggccctacaggcgaagcccccctaagacaactggcagcaacttatagaggacgcaaaaagcatagaaactaacgatcagctcccttaccggtctctacaggtaatgatcacttagctacacacggcgcttgtactgtcgtatcaccgagggcaacaagaaatgaggacgacgtcctaggcgattagcaaggccacccggaatcaacacccctatagctgggcatcggtcgcggcatcgataccaggcccccgcctaacgcacgatgcagttacgatccgcattgcagcaaaggaagaccaggccgaagttgcgaagctatcgaacaaggagctcgcccaACGAATTAACCAaccaggggtggtcgtagtgaaccaacagtctaacggcactctacagatctatactagctctactactgctaggaggcacctagaggcacagccacagtgggcatctaaggttgcggcattagcgaaggtctcaacgaaacaattcacgatcctagtccacgacatgcctaaggagtttgacccaactaaccagggtcacctacgcgctctctaagaggacaacccggtcactcttaactctccaatccagaaggcgacttggctctataggaaatggccagaaggcaagaaggcctcggcgctaatagtatggctacaagacgcgaaagcggcggatctagcgatagaacaaggcctggtctggcaatacagcctcaagacagtagaaaagcactcctcatcctttcgtgtcctccaatgcttcaaatgctaacagtatagacaccaaacctacacgtgcacaaacaagcaggcctgctcgaactgtgtaggagactatatgtctagggactgtatatcgactacgagacggtgcgcgaactgtccggggcactacccatcgtatagtacggaatgcccacagcggaaactagcgaaaaacaaggcaatcacaaacagaaccgtcgccccaagattctacggcgaccgtgaggctagcccacaccggaaccaactagcggcggtcgggcacaagcgccctagggccgagaacgatgtaaaggatgcgcagcctagggcgtacgggaggccacgtgctctgctagctgcggcgagggaatctaaccaggcccggctcccctttagtacacagccgataggcgtagaccaggacgtacagggcagtaggacacaggacgatacagaggaaatgattgtcgatgccgatgactagcctcgacacgcttagcatcatccagtataacgtcaaccatagcaaggatatagtccagaaccatttcctacacgaggcggacccgcgcgtccaccacgtccttgcaatccaggagccatggattaacccgcactataagagaccaacgacctgcaagtcactaggctacacgacatgcctacgaggcgacggcagaccccgcacgtgcttctatgtcagcaaggacatactagaatccgactgggaggtagtgtactacgcagacgaagaaggcgggggcgatattacctccctccacgtgggtagcacctggatacacaacctatacatgcaaccgccagcctcgaggtctagccgcgacctaggggtctgtagacacctagacagtgcgctcaagagacaagggtgccacatcgtagtaggagacttcaacatacactacccttcctgggaaagccttatgcagccgcaccctatagccgacgaagtactcgacttgatagcgagcaacgcaattgccctcaataccccgaaggacctgggcacctggaagagagggggactctaaggcacgatcgacctctcctggatctcagatagccactaccacacggtaacctactgtgggatcgaacatgaactcgaggcgtcgttagaccacatgccagtcaggacctctattacgacacagatacaacgcacaccagcgagaacccctaagccaaactggggaaaggcctactaggccaacatccaggcgtacctcgatgactccaagaggctagtccagatcgcgcagcagcaatacaacagtaaagacgagatagacgaagcagtccaggggttgacagacgaaataagaaaagcgacctcacttcacgttccgcttgcccaactaacgacatggtccaaaccatactagacgccggagtgcactgcggtagtaagagaagcaaggagagcccgccgggtgtggacgagcagccatagcgaggaggcctggaacgtatacagggaggcatgccaacagaagaaagccataatacggagggagaaagcagtcggctgga
This genomic window from Fulvia fulva chromosome 4, complete sequence contains:
- a CDS encoding ABC multidrug transporter MDR2 codes for the protein MSFYLPTCSLGLSLLLGPNCCTIDTLLLTVGTATAIIAGALTPILGSVYTRLFDQVVAQDSVLSAQSHEYQREAFRHIDALLIIVCGQFIFTYIYLGCWGMYGQRLTQRIQYAAMNALIHQELAFSEALSPGELDAYLDTDIDHIRQGISERLGILISLTSFILASYGLSIWESPTLTWRMSALLPIYLGLPMLGQETKWNRSIDDCVNAARAFASESVSHVMVVHAFQAARKFAEHFRQRLQGVEDTLKAKLLFTASYSGLAHFLPFAFRALADWELGRIASTPAASRQTTLGRATAVSNNLIAVAFTIPTLIPSLTAFNAAVMSYGHLKPMLARVSRINESSTEGVRVSRTVGGFTVRHVKFQYPGPQDTCVLDGISLQISGRGSTALVGRSGSGKSTLASLLCRLHDPQSGSIELDGRDLREYNIRSLRSTIAIAEQHPVLMAGSILENVAHGLVRRIVDWPLQSSLTEVVARIRGGQTWDEAVKSSPLVGDIVSRVVDTLEQVQALGFVSSLQHGMATEVGPGGVHLSGGQTQQIALAREVVRDSPILILDEATSEVDALTEKAILDNIRSRSRDRAIVMITHRLSTVQVCDNIFVIANGTVVEQGSFQELISRHGTFAKMASLQQVESGSTIHCSVPPIKAEPEPEPNAIDSQSRPAKGYVESKPLSSSSAYYQVVSCFREHTRAHGLYITIAFLATVVLSASPVIETAIMSSAQNEVAQERRHESLSLTMTRPYCMIFMAVGVIICAAGFFSTYAIERVTQDILCRTRVLSLRALLAQSLKWHDENWYIGTTFFTDTTLLGDLANIIIELTVGATISFVTGPAVAHMIAWKLALMLLPTLPLAATGGALCSKLLGPYYARHFEAFRHSVNIAKSAVAALRHIMLFGLEDEILQSLTHSLDSSHVVLMRKVMCANFYLAISMSLPLLVNGLAYWWGLRQVFSGQYSVTQLFLTIPTLASGAHGLSKLMLLPHKIGEVSSAAVRISDLVALLPRQQKHWTPNEQLHQADPASKTFLASEAISTPDDLSRKKAAVAIDIRSVRFSYPSRPMSDVIRDLTIRIPGGSFCALVGKCGSGKSTILSLVKGLYSPSQGRIVVDGIDVDAEDGEWHSTRRAMSLVPQVNAVFDAPVAFNISIGSDPTAESSQLSQLERAARSAGIHDVIQAPPSGYQTYCGTGGKRFSGGERQKLCIARALVRDAKILLLDEPTKGLDSEAEAQWQTQLLHTINKQRKVTVVVAAHRLHTVQHADIIFIIDQGRCIDQGTHRELLVRNAWYHKNVLQQKLNEQ